One genomic region from Motacilla alba alba isolate MOTALB_02 chromosome 5, Motacilla_alba_V1.0_pri, whole genome shotgun sequence encodes:
- the PRIMA1 gene encoding proline-rich membrane anchor 1 isoform X2, producing MGLKNHCSSGGGLVGDAMPGLRGRAALPASPLRLRPWPRPRPWPCLFFSAPGSKLFPLPSRVCGSPELSGRPKPAPPPARPGGMLLRQLLGLLRYCWPSLLLHCALHPLWGSLQITQGEPQKSCSKPVAEKFTESCQEICQCRPPPLLPPPPPPPPPPRLLAVPTPKSTFCPTEETWWPGLVIIIAVCCATLVFLLVVVIICYKAIKRTRTS from the exons ATGGGCTTGAAAAATCACtgcagcagcggcggcgggctGGTGGGAGATGCAATGCCCGGGCTGCGCGGCCGCGCCGCTCTCCCCGCCTCTCCCCTCCGGCTCCGGCCctggccccggccccggccctggCCCTGCCTCTTTTTTTCCGCGCCTGGCTCCAAACTTTTCCCGCTCCCCTCCCGTGTGTGCGGGAGCCCCGAGCTCAGCG gtCGCCCGAAAcccgcgcccccgcccgcccgcccaGGAGGGATGCTGCTccggcagctgctggggctgctccgcTACTGCtggccctccctgctgctgcactgtgccCTCCACCCGCTCTGGGGGTCCCTCCAG ATCACTCAGGGTGAGCCCCAGAAGTCATGCTCCAAGCCTGTAGCAGAGAAATTTACAGAGAGCTGCCAGGAAATTTGCCAGTGCAGGCCACCTCCACTGTTACCACCGCCTCCTCCACCTCCGCCGCCCCCGAGGTTGCTAGCGGTGCCAA CTCCCAAGTCTACTTTTTGTCCCACTGAAGAGACCTGGTGGCCAGGCCTGGTTATTATCATTGCAGTATGCTGTGCCACACTAGTGTTCCTCTTAGTAGTTGTCATCATTTGCTACAAAGCCATAAAAAG